One candidate division WOR-3 bacterium genomic window carries:
- a CDS encoding energy transducer TonB: protein MNQQGEGTLQNRRLFGLIPKSSKALVIALMITIVLITILMLSKHGRGKNVRQEHQEPQVIEPDTYKYHEVDEKPELLSIPKALYPKGQHGEFCDIVVEVLIDTSGDVLNARILKTAGTILDEPALEAARKAKFRPAKHDGKPVRVWIAIPIIFTLQ from the coding sequence ATGAATCAGCAAGGAGAAGGGACGCTGCAAAATCGTAGATTGTTCGGGCTTATTCCCAAGTCGTCAAAAGCATTGGTGATAGCCTTGATGATCACTATCGTATTAATTACAATTCTTATGTTGTCAAAACATGGAAGGGGCAAAAATGTCCGTCAAGAACACCAAGAACCACAGGTCATTGAACCGGATACTTATAAATATCACGAAGTAGACGAAAAACCAGAGCTGCTCAGTATTCCGAAGGCGCTGTATCCAAAAGGACAGCATGGCGAGTTCTGTGACATCGTGGTTGAAGTGTTGATTGATACGAGTGGTGATGTCTTAAATGCTAGGATTCTGAAAACAGCAGGTACAATACTTGATGAGCCAGCGCTCGAGGCAGCAAGAAAAGCTAAGTTCAGACCGGCAAAACATGATGGTAAACCAGTGCGTGTTTGGATAGCAATTCCAATAATCTTTACTCTACAATAG